In Spirochaetota bacterium, the genomic window GGTCGCACCTGAGATACAGAACGAAATCAATGTCGGAGCTCGGCTGGGACATCCCTACGTTAACCGAGCCGACTATATCCATGGCGATGTTCTCATTGAGTTTACTCTCTATCAGCCTCGCGACACGCTCCAGCCTGTCGACGCGTTCGTCGGTTTCGGGTGTCTGGAACATCCTGAAAAACTGCTTTATCTCGTTGAAGAGGCGTATTTCAGGGATATGTGAGTACTTCTGTATCTTGCTGTCGAAGTTCTCCCGCTTCAGCAGGGCCTCATGCCGCGCGTTGTCGATAACCTTATTCCGCCACCTTCCCCTGTGGAGCGTATGATCTATGATATCGTAGATACGCCCGTCGGCCATTTTCCTGAAGCCGATCCGGGTTACCGTTTTCCCCTCAATCTCGATCTGATAGAAGAAGCCCCCCTCGAGTACGTCCCCGGTGATCCCCGTCACCTCTCCGAACGGGGATGGGTTCAGATGGATGGTCCCCTCGCTGATCTCCATGCCCCAGTCGTTGTGGATATGGCCCGTCAGGCACAGGAGCACCGGGTTGGTGTCGCAGTAAGTGCGAAGCGCGGGCGAGCCCGATGGACCGACGAAGCTTATCCTGTCATGGATGCCGTGCGCCGGCTGGTGCGTCACGATGATGTCCGGCCGCACCTCGCTGAAAAAACGATGCATCTCGTTTTCACTGTCGTCGGTTCCGATGCCCGCCTTGTAATCGACGATGTACCGTTCCGGAATGCCCGCCGTCCAGATATCCGCGCCGCCATAGCCGGCGATCGTAAGACCATCCGGAGAGTAATGGTGAAGATGAAGGTCGCGTTCGTGCAGGGGGGTGTACTTCAGATCCATGTCGTAGTTCCCGGGCAGGCAGAGCACCTCCGAGCTCTGCTTGAGCGAAACTATGTTCTCGAGCACCTTGTATTTCTGCTGCATCACACGGCGTGCGCGGATGCTGTACTGCTGGTACTTGGTTCCCTTTTTCTGTATCTCTTCCGGAACGTCGGGCATCTCGAGGAGCTGGTCCACGAAGTCCTCGATGATCACGTCATCGCGCTCCATGCGCCTGCGCAGCGCGTGAAAGTAGGACTGGATATCGTGGTATCGTATGGCGGTGTCCATGCTGTAAAACGGTATATCGATGAGGTCTCCGGATACGATGTACATATCCGCCACGGTCTCAAAGAGCAGGTCCTTCACCTGCTCGAAGGCGCCGTGAATGTCGGCAAGATAGATTATCTTCATCGTGCCGCTTCCTTACAACGTCCGCGCACCCTGCTTGTTATTGTCATCGCTCCCAACCCGGCAAGCAGGAGTATCGAAGCGTAGAGCACCAGGTCCCCCGCCATCGAATAAAAGGTGCGGCGATTCATGGAAAAGTCAATCTCCCCGACCAGGTAGCCCTTTTTTAGAATGGGGATGGATGTGGTCACCCGGCCCAGCGGATCGACGAGGGCCGTGTATCCGGTGTTCCCGGCGCTTACGAACCAGATGCCGTTTTCCACCGCCCTGAACGTGGCGTTCGCGAAGCCCTGCATGTGCCCTTTGTATGTCTGCGTCCAGCCCAGATTGGTGATGTTAATGAAATAATCGGCCCCCATAACGCGATATTCGCGGCAGAGCCTCTGGAAGATGCCTTCATAACAGATGAGTGCGCCAAACCGCCGGCCTTCCACCTCGAAAAGGCTCGGGGACGAACCGGGAACGAAGCTCGAGGCGCCGAAGCTCTCGGTGATTCGCTTGATGAAGGGGAACCACTTCTCGTACGGAAACCACTCGCCGAAGGGAACGAGGTTGATCTTGGGATAGGTCTGCACCGGCACCCCCTCCTTGCTGATAAGCACCGCGTTGTTCTGCGGATATATCCTCCCGCCGTAGTGCTCCTCGAGGATTCCGATTTCACCGGTGAGAAGCGGCCTTTTGTGGGAGCGCGCGATTTCGAGCACCTCGCCCGTGAAGGGATTCATGCTGCCGGTCCTAAAGTTGTACGAGATTAGCTCGAGTGTCGCCGACTCGGACCATATTATAAAATCGGGCGATTCCCTCATGGCCGCGTCGGTGAGCCTGCCGAGCTCGCCGAGGTACATGAATTTATTGCTGTCCCAGGCCTCCCACGGATCGATGCAGGATTGTATCATGGCAAGCCGGAGCCTCCCGCTGTCACCCCCTCCCGACGATACCGCCATCCGTATCGCGCCGTAAAGCACCGACATCGCAACGAGCACCGCCACCATCGCGAGGCGCCTGAAAGCCGGGATCGAAACCATCCAGCGGAAGGAAAACGGCCGCCCGAATGCCGCCCGGGCGAAATCGGCGACAGCCGCGGATGCGAGTATCATGATGAAGGTCACACCGAATATTCCCACCAGCGATGAAACCTGCACAAACGACGAGAAGGTATACTGGGAATACCCCCAGTATGTCCACGGAAAGGCGAGAAAGCCTATGGACTGGATACCGTCGACGACGATCCAGACTGAAGGGTAGATTAACAGACGCAGTCTTTCGAAGCGCCGTGAGAGATATTCGGCCACGAGTATCTTGGTGGCGAAGACGACCGCGAGCACGGGAATTACAACGCAGAGGATGACGATGTCGCCGCCGGGAATCTTGTTGCCGAAATCGCCGATCCAGTGATAGGTCAGGAAAATGCCAAGCATTCCCGCCAGAAAGGAGTCGGCATACACCCTGCGAAAATCACCGGTTCGAACATGCATTAAAAGCGGAACGAGCGCGAACCATGCGAACAGGGGGAATCCTTTCAGAAACCACACATCGTACGACGGAAACGAAAAGAACATTAAAATACCGGTGGAAAGATAATAATGCCGGTGGCACCATTCCACGATTCTTCGTATCATCATTCACCGCCGATCATTTTCTGAAATTCATCTTCCGTAAGTACCCGCACGCCGAGTTGCCGCGCTTTCTCAAGCTTCGAGCCGGCCTCCCCGCCCGCCACCACGTAGTCGGTTTTTTTACTCACCGAACCCGCGGCACGGCCGCCGTGCTTTTCCACCAGGGCCTCCGCCTCCGTGCGGGACATTCGTACAAGCGTACCCGTAAAGACGAAGGTCTTGCCCGCAACGCCCTTTAGTACCCGCGTTTCCACGACCTCATCGGCCACAATGAGGCCTGCTGCGAGCATTTCATCGATGAGCCTCAAGTTTTCAGGAGACCCGAAGAATTCCCGGATCGATTCCGCGACGCCCGGCCCCACCTCGTTTATCGCCATGAGCTCGTCCGCGGTTATATTGTACAGCCTTTCGAGCGAACCGACGCTTTGCGCGACCACCCTGGCGACATGCTCGCCGACGTTCCTGATGCCGAGCGCACGCAGCAAGGAGGAAAGCGGAATCCTCTTCCTTTTTTCTATCGAGGCGAGGATCTTCTCCGAGAGCTTCTCGCCCATCCGCTCGACCGCGAGCAGCTCCGCGGCGCCAAGCCGCAGGATGTCGGCGACGCTCTGCACGATGCCCGCGTCGTAAAGGCGCTGCACGAGGTCCGGTCCGAAAAATTCTATGTCGAGCCCGTCTTTCGATACGAAGAAGCGCAGCCGCTCCTGGAGCTTCGCCTCACAGTCGTTGTTGACGCACCGGACGTAAATCTCCTCACGACTGAGCGCGGAACCGCACGACGGGCATTCCTCCGGAGTCTCGATCGGCCGCTCCGACCCCGTCCGTTTTTCAGCCAGCACCGCAAGCACCTTTGGAATGACGTCTCCGGCGCGTATAACCTTCACGGCGTCGCCTATCCGCAGGTCGAGCCTGGCGATCTCGTTAAAATTATGGAGCGTCGCGCGTTTCACGAATACGCCGCCGATGTTGATAGGATCCAGGTTGCCAACGGGCGTAATAACGCCTGTACGCCCCACCTGGTAATCGACCGAATTGAGCACCGTGATCGCCTCTTGGGCTGGAAACTTCCATGCAACCGCCCAGCGCGGCGCCTTGCTGGTCGAACCGATTTTATCGCGCATTGCGAAATCGTTTATTTTCACGACCACACCGTCTATGTCGTAGCCGAGCGAGTGCCTGTTCTGTACCCAGTAATTGTAGAACTCCCGTATCCTGCCGAGATTGCCGAATTCCACGTTTTCCGGGCAGGGAAGTCCCGCCTTTTTAAAGAACTGAAACATCGTTTGCTGGTCGGGTAATGCGGGCCCTCCTGAAATTTTTCCGATTCCATAGAACGCGATACTCAGTTCACGTTCGGCGGTGACACGTGGATTAATCTGGCGGAGCGAACCGGCCGCGGCGTTGCGCGGATTGGCGAACGGCTGTTCCCCTCTCTCCCCGCGCCCGCGGTTGATACGCTCGAATTCCCTGTGCGTCATGTATACCTCGCCGCGTGCCGTGAGGTACTCCGGTACCGTGTCCCCGCCGAGCCGCTCCGGAATGGCCCGGATAGAGGAAAGGTTCGCCGTAACGTCTTCCCCTATTTCACCGTTTCCTCGCGTCGAACCGCGGTCGAACCTGCCGGCATCGTATAGAAGCTCCACCGCAAGTCCGTCAAACTTGAGCTCGACCGAATAAACGATTTCTTCAGTGCCGAGGATTTTCCTTATTCGCCCATCGAATTCGGAAAGCTCATCGCCCGAGAATACATTGCCCAGGCTCTGCATCGGAGGATCGTGGCGAACCTCATCGAAACCGTCGGAGATAACGTCACCGACCTTCGATGTCGGCGAGTCGAGCCTCCTGAGCTCCGGATGTTTCTCTTCAATCGAAGCGAGCTCGCGCATGAGTTCGTCGTACGCGGCGTCATCAACGAGAGGAGTGTCGAGGGTGTAATAGTGATGGTTATATTTCTCAATGAGCGCAACAAGCTCGTCGCAGCGCTCCCTAATCGCGCGTTTTGATTTCATTCCCAGTTCCCGTTCGAAGGCGTATAAATCATAATTATCGCATTGCCGGAAAGCCCGCCCGACTCCCATTCGTCGCCGGCGGGAGAATCCGAGCTTTTCAAACTGCGGGGCATACGCGGCATGGATTCTTTGGAATGAGATACTGTCGCTCGTTCGGACATCGAAGTCAAACCATTTTGACGTTAGTCTTCAAGCCGAAACCGTATGGGCAGGCGAATACGGCAGCGTATGGGTACGCGCTCCTTCGTCAGCGCCGGGCGGAAACTGATCTTCCGCGCCCAGTCGATCACCGCCGCGTCGAAATCGCGCCCGAGCGACTTCACGATGCGGCCGAAGACCACCGTACCCGACTCGTCGACCCCCAGCTCCACCACCACCACGCCCTCGATGCCCGCCTTGCGCATGGACTCGGGGTAGCGCGGCAGGCGGCCGAACACCGGGCGCGGCGGGAGCGCCGAATCCGAAAGCGCCTCGAAGCTGCCGTCCACGGAGCCGAACTCCTCCAGTTTCTCTTCGGTGATCTCCCGCGCGGGAGCGGCCGAATCCGACACCGAAATGTCCGCCTGCGTCTGAAGGCGCGAGAGTCGCAGCTCAACCATCTCGAAGGCATCGAACGAGGCGAAGTCCTTCGTGTCGAAGGACTCGCTCCAGCGCACGGCGAACAGGAGTCCAAGGAGCGCCACGAACGATACCAGCGACCACATGAGCGGCGGCCGCAGGCGCAGGTACCGCGCGAAGCGCCGCGGAATCGCCGTCACCGCGCTCATTCCGTCCGCTTCCTCGACAAGAGCACGATGTTGTATGCCCCGGCATCCCGGAGCACCTCCATCGCCTCGTTCACCCGCCGGTACGGGAGGCCAGCGTCCGCGCCGATTATCGCCCGCACGTCCGGATTGTCGGCCGCCCGGTATTTTGCCGCTCGGTAGAGGCCCTCGCGGTCCAACCGCTCGCCCCGCACGTAACAATCGCCCCGCGCATCGAGCCAGATATGAAAGTATTTCTTCGAACCGCCCTCCGTCGCGCCCGCCTCGGGCAGCGCCACCGGGATGTTCCGTTCGATGTCGATCGTGCTCGTCAGTATGAAAAAAACAAGGAGGATAAAGGCGATGTCCGCCATCGACGGAAGCGGCACTATCCCCTTCGGCTTCTGCCGTCGCGGTATCAGCATCGCGCCCCTCACTCCGTCCGAAGCGAGAGCCTGGCCACCCCCGCTTTCTTCACCGCGTCGATCGCCGATACCGCCGTCCCGTAAGGCAGATCACCCGATAGCTTCAATAAGACTACAAGGCCCGCATTCCCGCCGCGCTTCTCGCCGAGCAGCCTTTCGATGTCGGAAAGGTCTGCGCGCCTCCCGTCAAGCGTCGTCACTCCGTCCTTCCGCACGACTACCGTCACCACGTCGCCCGCCGCCACCACCGTCGCCGGCTTCGACGTGTCCGGAAGCGCCAGGTGCAGCCCTTCTTTCAGGAGAAAGATCGATGTCACCAGGAAGAAGATGATGAGCAGAAAGGCGATGTCCGACATCGACGCGATCGTCATTTCACCGGTCGGTTTCGCGCTACGCTTTATCCGTACCATTCTCCCGCACCAGCTTCTCCACGATGTCCGAGGCCAGCCGCTCTATCTCCGCCACGAACGACTCCACCCGGTGTACGAAGTAATTGTAAAAAGCGAGGAGCGGTATCGCCACGATAAGTCCCGCCTCCGTCGTCACCAGCGCCTCGTAGATGCCCCCCGCCACCAGCCGTGCGCTCACCTGGTCCGCCTCCGCGATGCTCTGAAACGCGGAGATCATCCCCGACACCGTCCCGAGAAATCCGATCAGCGGCGCTATGTTCCCGATCGCCGAAAGGATGTTGAGCCCCTTCTCGATCGCGGCCACCTCGATCGCCCCGCCCGCGCTGATCGCTTTTTCCACGTGGTCCAGGCCAAGCTTCCGGAGTTTCAGCCCCTTCCCCAGCACGCGGGCTATCACCAGGTTACGCTCGCGGCAGAGACGCTCCACCTCCTCCACCGTCCCGCCGCCGATCATCGCGTCGAGCTCCTCGATGAATTCACGCGGGTTGAGCTTCACCCGCCGGTAAAAGATGAAGCGCTCGATCACAAAGCCCATCCCCACCGCAGCCAGCACCAGGATCGGCCACATGAACGGACCGCCGCGCACAAACCAGTCGTACAGCGATATGCTCGACGTGGAGTCGTTCTTCTCCTTAATGGTAGGGGTTACGGCCATATCCGAAACGACCGCGCCATCCCGAGCGACCGGAGGATTGTCCGCACAATAAGCGGGAGTTGATATCCCCGAAAAGATCGGCATGAAGAACAACACGGCGCCGGCGATTATTTTCATTATCATGGAGAAACTCCCCGTATCATCCGGGATATTGTATCAGACTTGCGTCAAATCCAGAAGACCCGATTTACCCCGTCGCAGGCGGGGAGAATACAGCTTGATTCCCGATTATTCAACAACTCTATACATCGACTGCGATGCGGGTTTTCAATGATTTTTTTGGATGGCGTTGCCGCTGAATTTCGTGCCGATCAAGGCTTGTTTTTCCATCCAAGGCGTTTGAGCGCTTCGGCGACTTCTTTCCGAACTTCGGGGTCCTTATCGTTGACAAGGCCCACCAGCGGGTCCACGGCGCGGGCATCTCCCATTCTGCCGAGCGACCACGCGGCATGGCTCCTCACGCTCGCGTTCCCGTCTTTCAGCGAGGCAACGAGCTGGCTGAAAAGACCCGTCCGCCCGTTTTTACGCTGGTGTTCGTCTTTACCACCCGAACGCGAACGGACCCGGGTCGCCTCGTGAATCCCGTTCTCTTTGTGTTTCTTTTTATCTTTCGTATTTTCGCCGGATTGTTCCGTATCCGACTTCAGCGTTTCACCGGTCTGTTCGCCGCCCTTCTTACGCGCTTTCCACCACGGCATGATCGCCTCTCACAGTGTATCAGATTATTACTCCATCCGGACAGCCGCGGCCGGTTTTACTCCCGCGAATGGCCGTACGTCCGCCGATGATCCTATTACTTTCTCACCGCCGGGCCGATGGGTCAAGACAATTTATCGTGCGCTCAGCCTGCGGCACCCGTTTGGACGGCCATGCGTCGATGTATGGTGGAGATTTTCGCCTTGAGATTCAAAAGATACGCCGACTCCGGCTGTTTTTCACCCTCAACCACGTCGTACTCTTCACGCTTGATCGCACACAATACCGCTTCGTGGTCGCCGTCGTATTCCCGAAGCAGACGCTCCAGCCATTCGCGAAACCGCCCGGTGGCATCGATGGAACGGGGAATGTACGCGCGCGCATCCTCGCCGGTGTAGTAAAGGCCGTGGGAAATGATGAGGATGTCCACCTCGTACCCGGCGAGCCTCCGGAGCGAATTCATGTACGTGTCGTAATCGATCAGAAACTCGCTCATGATATAGTCGTCCCTGCCGGGAACGCCGACCGACTCAGACGGGATCATGACCTTCATCTCCGGGATGTAGTACGTGGTCATGTCGCGCGTGTGCCCCGGCGTGCGGATGGCCCGTACAGTCAGACCGGGTGACACCCTGATCTCGTCGCCATCCTCAAGCACCCTGTCAACGGTAAACGGCTCGAACGAAGGGACATCATCCTTCCCGAAACGGTTGAGCTTCGTGATGAGATCTACGGCCGATTGTTTCTTTATAATTTCGCTTCCCTCTATTGACGTGCCGATCATCAGACCGGGCATCATCCGCTTCAGATAACCCGCCGCTCCGCAATGGTCGAAGTGCACATGCGTCATGAACAGATATTCGGGCCTCCGCTCGCCCATGATTTTCACGATCCGGTCGTAGTAATGCGGACCGAAGCGGTAAATCCCGGCCTCGAACATCACCGGGTGCTCGCCGTCAAGCAAAAACGAAGGCACGGGCGCCGGGCCCAGGCAATAAAAATTCCCGGCAATCTTCGCCGGATCGCTCCTGACAATCATGGCAATGGCTCCTCCCTGTTTGTAAAGTCGAACCACTATCAGACCAGCCCGATCAGTCAAGTGATATTACGCGTTTAAACAGGGGTGTTACCGTCAAATAACCATTGACACGACGCAATAAAAGAAAAAGCTCGTAACGAGGGTAGCATTACATCCTGCCATCGGAGACACGTAATGAATTACGAAACCATTTCGTACAGCCACATCGAGAAAGGCATCGGCCACCTGCGCCTGTGCCGAACGCACTGCTACAACGCCATCAACCACCAGATGATGGAGGAGATCGAGGACTTCTGGCGTGAGAGGCTGTACGATCTCGACACGGTGGTCATCATCCTCAGCAGCGAATGCGAAAAGGGCTTCTGCGCGGGGCTCGACCTCAAGGAGACCGCCGAGATGTCGCCGAAGATGAACACGGCGGAATTCTACCGTTTCCAGGCCCGCCTTGCCCGTCTCAACCTGGCCATGCGCCGCGCGCCTCAGCCGATAATCTGCGCCGTGCACGGTGCCGCCGCGGGACAGGGCTTCAGCTTCGCCCTCGCCTCGGACATCCGCGTGATAACGCCCGACGCGCGCTTCAACGCCGCGTACATCAACATAGGCCTGGGAGGCGCTGACATGTCGTGCAGTTATTTTCTGCCCCGTATGATCGGCGCCGGGCGCGCCTACGAGTTCATGTACACCGGCGGCTTCATGTCGGCGGACGAGGCGCTCGCGCTCGGGCTGGTGAGCAAAATCGTCGAACGCGAAAAACTCATTGACGCGGCGCTCGAATACGCCCGAGTCATGATGACCAAGAACCACATGGGACTTCGCCTCACGAAGGAGGCGATCAACATGAACCTCGACGCCGGCGGGCTCGAGGCGGCGCTCAATATAGAGGACCGCAACCAGACGCTGCTGGCGATCGGCACCTTGATAAAAAAATGAGGTCCTGAAGCCATGGCATCGGCCCGCACGAAAATCCCCCCGCCCCCGGTGCGCTCCCTTCGATGAAGGGGGATCCTGTCCGACGGGTTTGAAATGGTATGGACACGTTTTTTCAAAAAACGGGAACATGATGAAGGCTCCCCTTTGCCAAAGAGGAGCTGCCGGAGGCCGAGGGGACTTAAACCGACGTCGGCATCGTATTCAATACCCTTATATCGCCGCCGTATTAACTAAGGGCGCGGATCATCTCCGCGCCCCTCATGTCTTCCGGTTAAACGGCGGCCTGCCCCGGCCTTATTTGAGCTGTGTGCCCATCTTTTTCTGTATCTCGCGCGCTTCTTTCACGGAGCTTTCGATGACCTCTCTCACCGAGGGGATGTCATCGATGATCCCCTGCACCTGCCCGATAAGCTGGACGCCGTTTTCCATGTCCCCCCCCTCGGTCGCCGCCTGAATCTTGTCAAACGCCGTTGCGAAGTGGGCGAGCTGGATCATCATCTTGGGACCCTGCAGCAGGGTGCCTATCGCGAGCTTTAACCACGGCAGGTTCATGAGCTTCGCGATGCGGATCGAGGCGAAGAATGCGCGGGGCAGGCTCATGCCCTGTCGAATCGCCTTTTCCGCGGCCGGGGTCTTAAGCACGCGGCAGTAGAGGCCGTCGAAGCGGTTGGAGTAGATGGTGTCTTCTATGCCGGCCTTAAGCTGCGCTTTGATGGTCTCCAGCGCCACCGGGCTCTCCTTTGTCATTGAAAGGCGGGTACCCATACCGACACCCTCGGCGCCCAGCGCCAGTGCCGCGGCCATTCCGCGTCCGTCGGCGATGCCGCCGATCGCTACGACCGGGATCTTCACCGCGTTGACGATCGCAGGGACCAACACCATCGTGGTGACCATTCCTCCGTGGGCCGCCGCCTCGTGACCGGTGACCTGCAGCGCGTCCGCGCCCTGTTGCTCGGCGCCTATTGCATGCTTCTCGTTCACCACGGTTGCGATTACCTTGCCGCCGTATTTATGAGCGCGCTCGGCGATCCAGCCGCACTTTCCGAGCGACACATTGATGACCGGGACCTTTTCTTTAAGCAGCACCTCGGCGTTCTCCCTGGCGCCCGGCATGAGAAGCGTCGCGCCCGCGCCGAAGGGCTTGTCGGTCAGCTCGCGGATCCTTTTAATGGCCGCGCGGGTGTCTTCCGGTTTGAGGGGACCGGTCGCAAGCCAGCCGATTCCGCCCGCGTTGCAGACTGCGGCGACGAGCTCCGGCGTGCTGATCCAGCTCATCCCCGGGAGGACGATCGGATATTTGATCTTGAACAGTTCGGTGATCCTTGTCTTCATGGTACTCTCCTTATTGTAATGACTACCTCACGAAACAGGCCCGACCGTGTTTTTCGGGCTTGGGCGGCATGGAAAAAGCATCCAATGCTTTTTCTGCGCTGAACAATACCATTAAATTTTTCACAGATCCTTTTTGTCAAACACATCTTGCGCGTAAAACCCCTGATTGTCTCATTACCGGGGTCAGAGCATGATCGGCGTGCATGACCTCAGCAATTAAAACGCGGTGCCCGCATGGGATGCGACTACGGCACCCGGCACGACCCGTGGGGCGGCACGACAAAGCCCGGCGATTTCGCCGCCCTCATGAAGGCTTTCGGCCAGGCCGGGGATAATCCATCGCGTTTCCTGGCCGATTCTTATTATCGCCGGCTCAAAAGCGGCATCGAAAAAGACCTTCACATTTACCGGTGGATACTCCGGCGGGGGCCGGGATGCCGGTGGAAAAAACCCGCCAGTAACGCCACGAGCAGAAACAACGCCATAATCCCGGACACCAGCAACAACGCACCCGGAAGCCCCATCCCCACCATCAGCACCGGTGAAATCGACGTCAACAGCCCTCCTCCCAGCAGCGGTTCGTATACGATCTGTTTAAATCCAAATGAAGGCGCCGCCTCGGTCCTGTATTCGGGATCGACGATGCGCAGAAGCAACAGTCCCACCGCGGTAACACCCGTCTGCATGCCGAACTCCACCACGCCGCGCTCGAACCACGCGTCAGGGAGCATCCGGGGCGCGAGAACCCAGGTAAGCATGAGCATCCATGCCAGGCCCGCGATCATGAGGATTGCGAATGGTGCGCCGTACTCCATGACAACGCGCATATTGAGCGAGGCGATGGCTGAGGCCACAAGCAGATCGAGCGAAAGCCCCTGAATCCGCTCGAAGCTCTGCCGGTCGAGCAGACGATCTGCCTTGAGCGCCGACGACCCGGCCTGTACGACGATGCCGCCGAGCATGGCGAGCGGAAACAGCGGAAAGCTTTTCAATATTGGATGAATCGCCCGCACACCCAAATACGCGAGCCAGCCGAGCAGGATGCTGATCCCGACAAATCCCAGATGAAAGGCGAGCGGTTCGATCGCGTTCATGGATACTGTCGAGGTGCCGATGGAACGGCGGTTCTTCTCGTCGAGGATGCCGGAGAGCACGTCCGGCTGAATACTGCCGGGGCTTTTTATCAGCAGGGTGTATCCCCTACGGGCGGCGAGGTTTACCAGCAACATACCGAAAATCACCGATGACGTAATTCCGACAGTCGCCGACATAAGCCCCAGGTCGCAGCCGTCGGGGAAACCCAGCGAACCGAACACCTCGCACATGCCCGAGGCGGTTCCATGCCCGCCCGAAAACCCGATTTCGAGTATGCTCGCAAAAATCGGCGGAACACCGAAGAGCGGAACGAGGAGCGTCATGGTGACGAGCATGGCCACGAAATACTGGCCGAAACCTGCGACAAAACCGTAACAGATCTGCGGCCCGGCATCGCGCCACACGGTTCGCAGCGACGGAATGGCGTGTCCCAGAAACATGCAGGCGAAAACCACCGAAATCAGCCGCCCGGGAAGCGCCGCCCATACCCCGATCACCTCCGGTGACAGGACCCCAAGCGCCTGGGGACTCAGGGCGAGCCCGATGAACCCAGCGATGAGCGAAGACGGCAGCAGTATCTTCTGTAATATGCGAAGCTTCGCCCTTAAAAATGTTCCCGCAAGCAGGAGCGCCGCGAGGAGACTCACCGCGATCATCAGGTCATTGAGTTGTTCCGCGTTCATCGCACCTCGATCGGTAAAACCGCCATGTGCCGGAACGGCGGTGCGTGTGACAGCGTTGAATCAAATTCGGGATGATTTAAATTACAAGTAGAATTTCGCCTGTCGTCGGCGCGGTTTTTTCTCGATCTTCGAAAAATGGCGTTTATAGCCCGGCTGCCGGCTTTAAAATTCGGTCACCGGCCGAAGCTCAACCGCCGGGTATACCTGTCCCTGCTTTGGGGGCATAGGGTTGTACACCCAGTCGATGTCCACCGT contains:
- a CDS encoding metallophosphoesterase — translated: MKIIYLADIHGAFEQVKDLLFETVADMYIVSGDLIDIPFYSMDTAIRYHDIQSYFHALRRRMERDDVIIEDFVDQLLEMPDVPEEIQKKGTKYQQYSIRARRVMQQKYKVLENIVSLKQSSEVLCLPGNYDMDLKYTPLHERDLHLHHYSPDGLTIAGYGGADIWTAGIPERYIVDYKAGIGTDDSENEMHRFFSEVRPDIIVTHQPAHGIHDRISFVGPSGSPALRTYCDTNPVLLCLTGHIHNDWGMEISEGTIHLNPSPFGEVTGITGDVLEGGFFYQIEIEGKTVTRIGFRKMADGRIYDIIDHTLHRGRWRNKVIDNARHEALLKRENFDSKIQKYSHIPEIRLFNEIKQFFRMFQTPETDERVDRLERVARLIESKLNENIAMDIVGSVNVGMSQPSSDIDFVLYLRCDRECDSDLHSCDNYKSARGLLGEALGEEYNFEIVDCIDLNAVERSILERDYECETLQRFVAYRSICRPVNYRAIAPVEDMLNQDLEFRSELEGSIRSYFKIFVTTSQHIRSFDKYELRLRHIGIKMPDYIRNKIKQYLQGSRKEDR
- the lnt gene encoding apolipoprotein N-acyltransferase; this translates as MIRRIVEWCHRHYYLSTGILMFFSFPSYDVWFLKGFPLFAWFALVPLLMHVRTGDFRRVYADSFLAGMLGIFLTYHWIGDFGNKIPGGDIVILCVVIPVLAVVFATKILVAEYLSRRFERLRLLIYPSVWIVVDGIQSIGFLAFPWTYWGYSQYTFSSFVQVSSLVGIFGVTFIMILASAAVADFARAAFGRPFSFRWMVSIPAFRRLAMVAVLVAMSVLYGAIRMAVSSGGGDSGRLRLAMIQSCIDPWEAWDSNKFMYLGELGRLTDAAMRESPDFIIWSESATLELISYNFRTGSMNPFTGEVLEIARSHKRPLLTGEIGILEEHYGGRIYPQNNAVLISKEGVPVQTYPKINLVPFGEWFPYEKWFPFIKRITESFGASSFVPGSSPSLFEVEGRRFGALICYEGIFQRLCREYRVMGADYFINITNLGWTQTYKGHMQGFANATFRAVENGIWFVSAGNTGYTALVDPLGRVTTSIPILKKGYLVGEIDFSMNRRTFYSMAGDLVLYASILLLAGLGAMTITSRVRGRCKEAAR
- the ligA gene encoding NAD-dependent DNA ligase LigA, with the translated sequence MKSKRAIRERCDELVALIEKYNHHYYTLDTPLVDDAAYDELMRELASIEEKHPELRRLDSPTSKVGDVISDGFDEVRHDPPMQSLGNVFSGDELSEFDGRIRKILGTEEIVYSVELKFDGLAVELLYDAGRFDRGSTRGNGEIGEDVTANLSSIRAIPERLGGDTVPEYLTARGEVYMTHREFERINRGRGERGEQPFANPRNAAAGSLRQINPRVTAERELSIAFYGIGKISGGPALPDQQTMFQFFKKAGLPCPENVEFGNLGRIREFYNYWVQNRHSLGYDIDGVVVKINDFAMRDKIGSTSKAPRWAVAWKFPAQEAITVLNSVDYQVGRTGVITPVGNLDPINIGGVFVKRATLHNFNEIARLDLRIGDAVKVIRAGDVIPKVLAVLAEKRTGSERPIETPEECPSCGSALSREEIYVRCVNNDCEAKLQERLRFFVSKDGLDIEFFGPDLVQRLYDAGIVQSVADILRLGAAELLAVERMGEKLSEKILASIEKRKRIPLSSLLRALGIRNVGEHVARVVAQSVGSLERLYNITADELMAINEVGPGVAESIREFFGSPENLRLIDEMLAAGLIVADEVVETRVLKGVAGKTFVFTGTLVRMSRTEAEALVEKHGGRAAGSVSKKTDYVVAGGEAGSKLEKARQLGVRVLTEDEFQKMIGGE
- a CDS encoding TonB family protein, which codes for MSAVTAIPRRFARYLRLRPPLMWSLVSFVALLGLLFAVRWSESFDTKDFASFDAFEMVELRLSRLQTQADISVSDSAAPAREITEEKLEEFGSVDGSFEALSDSALPPRPVFGRLPRYPESMRKAGIEGVVVVELGVDESGTVVFGRIVKSLGRDFDAAVIDWARKISFRPALTKERVPIRCRIRLPIRFRLED
- a CDS encoding biopolymer transporter ExbD, producing the protein MLIPRRQKPKGIVPLPSMADIAFILLVFFILTSTIDIERNIPVALPEAGATEGGSKKYFHIWLDARGDCYVRGERLDREGLYRAAKYRAADNPDVRAIIGADAGLPYRRVNEAMEVLRDAGAYNIVLLSRKRTE
- a CDS encoding biopolymer transporter ExbD — its product is MVRIKRSAKPTGEMTIASMSDIAFLLIIFFLVTSIFLLKEGLHLALPDTSKPATVVAAGDVVTVVVRKDGVTTLDGRRADLSDIERLLGEKRGGNAGLVVLLKLSGDLPYGTAVSAIDAVKKAGVARLSLRTE
- a CDS encoding MotA/TolQ/ExbB proton channel family protein; this encodes MIMKIIAGAVLFFMPIFSGISTPAYCADNPPVARDGAVVSDMAVTPTIKEKNDSTSSISLYDWFVRGGPFMWPILVLAAVGMGFVIERFIFYRRVKLNPREFIEELDAMIGGGTVEEVERLCRERNLVIARVLGKGLKLRKLGLDHVEKAISAGGAIEVAAIEKGLNILSAIGNIAPLIGFLGTVSGMISAFQSIAEADQVSARLVAGGIYEALVTTEAGLIVAIPLLAFYNYFVHRVESFVAEIERLASDIVEKLVRENGTDKA